In Nocardia asteroides, a single genomic region encodes these proteins:
- a CDS encoding bifunctional RNase H/acid phosphatase has translation MSARPGTVVVEADGGSRGNPGPAGYGAVVFDAERAEVLAERRASIGVATNNVAEYRGLIAGLEAAVELGAARVEVRMDSKLVVEQLSGRWKVKHASMIPLAEEARGLVAKFDAVTFTWIPRAENSHADRLANEAMDAAAGVEVPPLAAGRPASTRAAAASGPRTTSGDQVTAGGRVPGETATAGDRAPGETAAAGDRAPGETATAATARDRAPGWTGAEGAPTRLLLLRHGRTALSVERRYSGRGNPPLDEVGREQAARAAAMLATRGGIDAVVCSPLARAHATATAAADALGLRAEVVDDLIETDFGTWEGLTFTEAATRDPGAHAAWLGDPSLPPPGGESFAAVRTRIERARDDLLARFPERTVLVVSHVTPIKTMLQLALDVGPTLLYRLHLDLAALSIAEFYPDGGASVRLVNDTSYL, from the coding sequence GTGAGCGCCCGGCCGGGCACGGTGGTCGTCGAGGCGGACGGAGGGTCGCGCGGCAATCCCGGACCGGCCGGGTACGGCGCGGTGGTCTTCGACGCCGAGCGCGCCGAGGTGCTGGCCGAGCGGCGCGCGAGCATCGGGGTGGCGACGAACAATGTCGCGGAGTACCGCGGGCTGATCGCCGGCCTCGAGGCCGCGGTCGAGCTCGGGGCCGCCAGGGTCGAGGTCCGGATGGATTCGAAGCTGGTGGTCGAGCAGCTCTCCGGGCGCTGGAAGGTCAAGCACGCGTCGATGATCCCGCTGGCCGAGGAGGCGCGCGGCCTGGTCGCGAAGTTCGACGCCGTCACCTTCACCTGGATCCCGCGCGCCGAGAACAGCCACGCCGATCGCCTCGCCAACGAGGCCATGGACGCCGCCGCTGGCGTCGAAGTCCCGCCGCTCGCCGCAGGCCGCCCGGCGAGCACGAGAGCCGCCGCCGCCTCCGGCCCGCGCACCACGAGCGGAGACCAGGTGACCGCGGGCGGCCGGGTACCCGGCGAGACCGCAACCGCAGGCGATCGGGCGCCCGGTGAGACCGCCGCCGCGGGAGATCGGGCACCCGGCGAGACCGCGACCGCGGCGACCGCGCGTGACCGGGCACCGGGCTGGACCGGGGCCGAGGGGGCGCCCACGCGCCTTCTCCTGCTGCGCCACGGCCGCACCGCCCTCTCGGTCGAACGCCGCTACTCCGGCCGGGGCAACCCGCCCCTGGACGAGGTCGGCCGGGAGCAGGCCGCCCGCGCCGCGGCGATGCTCGCCACCCGCGGCGGCATCGACGCCGTCGTCTGCTCCCCCCTGGCCCGGGCCCACGCCACCGCGACCGCGGCCGCCGACGCACTCGGCCTGCGCGCCGAGGTCGTCGACGACCTGATCGAGACCGACTTCGGCACCTGGGAGGGGCTCACCTTCACCGAGGCCGCCACCCGCGACCCCGGCGCACACGCCGCCTGGCTCGGCGACCCGTCCCTCCCGCCGCCCGGCGGCGAGAGCTTCGCCGCGGTCCGCACCAGGATCGAAAGGGCCCGCGACGACCTCCTCGCCCGCTTTCCGGAGCGCACCGTACTGGTCGTCAGCCACGTGACCCCGATCAAGACCATGCTGCAGCTGGCGCTCGACGTCGGCCCGACCCTGCTGTACCGCCTGCACCTCGACCTCGCCGCGCTCTCGATCGCCGAGTTCTACCCCGACGGCGGCGCCTCGGTGCGCCTGGTGAACGACACCTCGTACCTCTAG
- a CDS encoding FAD-dependent monooxygenase: protein MVGPAKVVVLGAGIGGLTAAVALRQAGIGVEVYEAGPELRAQGSALSVQSNAIHALRTLGPGLERELLERGARVESFRFARPDGKPLRELPVGKQEERLGAPSIAIHRADLHAALRAAAGDTPIHLDARATRFVDGPDHVRVEFADGRVAEGTALIGADGIGSVVRAQLHGRAAPRPGGFVCWLACIPFEHAAVRPGSSTHYWGTGMRFGLHDIGHGRVYWWGTKTLPAAEAADWKGGKAELLELYAGWAPEVRACIEQTDEDAILAVPAQDRPPLTAWGRGRVTLLGDAAHPMLPALAQGANAAIEDAVALASALRSAVDPALGLRRYERSRIERSAMFVDGSRSLSMIEQTTDAKLVALRNTYFRLAPTEFFLRELSKPMSFPPLVGPVAELPRALTPAERWHWIADQLSPLHVVARARVHGTVEPARLRAALAEVQRRHPALRVAVRARPDGTEPEFVPAEREIPLREVTAAEPEGWLAEIDGTELAEPFDAAAGPLARAVLVHAADGSGADLLITLHHAVGDGESALTVAEQVLRVAAGEAGEYPAAPVRPGAEEFFPDGVGGKRHLASSVLRDQRARFTKARRLRPTELAEPKLRRSRVLHRRIDGDRLEVLLAGCAQHGVGVRAAVAAALIGATAREAGVEEPATYAIGSLLNFRDQLPVSDAEVGVYQGLISSTAEYAPWTPLWQVAAELEAALGTRLADRDHLAALELLRLTSPKSAAAAGSAVTMMDRNGPGHLCLTYLERPAFPDELGAWRISGAQFVAGMSVCGFVSATATVLNGELAINLGYVEPAVSAERAERLADETVWGLLGAL from the coding sequence ATGGTCGGTCCGGCGAAGGTCGTTGTGCTCGGTGCCGGGATCGGTGGATTGACCGCGGCGGTCGCGCTCCGGCAGGCCGGAATCGGCGTCGAGGTCTACGAGGCCGGGCCGGAGCTGCGCGCGCAGGGCTCGGCGCTCTCGGTGCAGTCCAACGCCATCCACGCGCTGCGCACGCTCGGCCCCGGGCTGGAGCGGGAGCTGCTGGAGCGGGGTGCCAGGGTCGAGAGCTTCCGCTTCGCCCGCCCGGACGGAAAACCGCTGCGGGAGCTGCCGGTCGGCAAGCAGGAGGAGCGGCTCGGCGCGCCGAGCATCGCGATCCACCGCGCCGACCTGCACGCCGCGCTGCGCGCCGCGGCCGGTGACACCCCCATCCACCTGGACGCCCGCGCCACCCGCTTCGTCGACGGCCCCGACCACGTGCGGGTCGAGTTCGCCGACGGCCGGGTCGCCGAGGGCACCGCGCTGATCGGCGCCGACGGCATCGGCTCCGTGGTCCGCGCCCAGCTGCACGGCCGCGCCGCGCCGCGCCCCGGCGGCTTCGTCTGCTGGCTGGCCTGCATCCCGTTCGAGCACGCGGCGGTGCGGCCCGGCTCGTCGACGCACTACTGGGGCACCGGGATGCGGTTCGGGCTGCACGACATCGGGCACGGCCGGGTCTACTGGTGGGGCACGAAGACACTGCCCGCCGCCGAGGCCGCCGACTGGAAGGGCGGCAAGGCCGAACTGCTCGAGCTCTACGCAGGCTGGGCGCCCGAGGTGCGCGCCTGCATCGAGCAGACCGACGAGGACGCCATCCTCGCGGTGCCCGCCCAGGACCGCCCGCCGCTCACCGCGTGGGGCCGGGGCCGGGTGACGCTGCTCGGCGACGCCGCGCACCCGATGCTGCCCGCGCTCGCGCAGGGCGCCAACGCCGCCATCGAGGACGCGGTGGCGCTGGCATCGGCGCTGCGCTCCGCGGTCGACCCGGCGCTCGGGCTGCGCCGCTACGAGCGGTCCCGGATCGAGCGCTCGGCCATGTTCGTCGACGGCTCGCGCAGCCTCAGCATGATCGAGCAGACCACCGACGCCAAGCTGGTCGCGCTGCGCAACACCTACTTCCGCCTCGCGCCCACCGAGTTCTTCCTGCGCGAGCTGAGCAAGCCGATGTCCTTCCCGCCGCTCGTGGGCCCGGTGGCGGAGCTGCCGCGCGCGCTCACCCCGGCCGAGCGCTGGCACTGGATCGCCGACCAGCTTTCCCCGCTGCACGTGGTGGCGCGGGCGCGGGTGCACGGAACGGTCGAGCCGGCGCGGCTGCGCGCGGCGCTGGCCGAGGTGCAGCGCAGGCACCCGGCGCTGCGGGTGGCGGTGCGCGCGCGGCCGGACGGCACCGAGCCCGAGTTCGTCCCGGCGGAGCGGGAGATCCCGCTGCGCGAGGTGACCGCCGCCGAGCCGGAGGGCTGGCTCGCCGAGATCGACGGCACCGAGCTCGCCGAGCCGTTCGACGCCGCCGCGGGCCCGCTCGCCCGCGCGGTGCTCGTGCACGCCGCGGACGGGTCGGGGGCGGATCTGCTGATCACCCTGCACCACGCCGTCGGCGACGGCGAGAGCGCGCTGACCGTGGCCGAGCAGGTGCTGCGGGTCGCGGCGGGCGAGGCGGGGGAGTACCCGGCCGCGCCGGTGCGGCCCGGCGCGGAGGAGTTCTTCCCGGATGGCGTCGGCGGAAAGCGGCACCTGGCCTCCTCGGTGCTGCGCGATCAGCGGGCCAGGTTCACGAAGGCCAGGCGCCTGCGGCCGACCGAGCTGGCCGAGCCGAAGCTGCGGCGCAGCCGGGTGCTGCACCGCCGGATCGACGGCGACCGGCTGGAGGTGCTGCTCGCCGGGTGCGCGCAGCACGGGGTCGGGGTGCGGGCGGCGGTTGCGGCGGCGCTGATCGGCGCCACCGCGCGGGAGGCCGGGGTCGAGGAGCCGGCCACCTACGCCATCGGCAGCCTGCTCAACTTCCGGGATCAGCTGCCGGTCTCGGATGCCGAGGTCGGCGTCTACCAGGGGCTGATCAGCTCCACCGCGGAGTACGCGCCGTGGACGCCGCTCTGGCAGGTCGCCGCCGAGCTGGAGGCGGCGCTCGGCACCAGGCTCGCCGATCGGGATCACCTCGCCGCACTCGAGCTGCTCCGGCTGACGTCGCCCAAATCCGCCGCGGCCGCCGGGTCGGCGGTGACGATGATGGACAGGAACGGCCCCGGCCACCTCTGTCTCACCTACCTGGAGCGCCCCGCGTTCCCGGACGAGCTCGGCGCGTGGCGGATCTCCGGCGCGCAATTCGTGGCGGGCATGTCGGTCTGCGGCTTCGTCTCGGCGACCGCGACCGTGCTCAACGGCGAGCTGGCGATCAACCTCGGTTACGTCGAGCCCGCCGTCTCCGCGGAGCGGGCGGAGCGGCTGGCCGACGAGACGGTGTGGGGGCTGCTCGGCGCGCTCTGA
- a CDS encoding amino acid adenylation domain-containing protein, which produces MSPYQRDVLGVAFRLAPEPVAQAVLSFRIDAPLDLPRLQACWERVLRGDDSLRLRFGFADGEFRQWVSDDIAPVRVADLTAEPDPEAAAQRWMWQAVGATDTPEHPARLAAVVDRPDRFFLFISVHHAMMDGYGLNLVIAQLDSAYRMTDVPLDELARPEPVNEYTDRSAATYRTIAEADAAYLGSAEYEQDRETLLATLDGVRPALFPGRSGRPLVVRGHYGTMIPGEFMDRVRATGFSAYAYTAAALAAWLTAVHRTDEVVLGVPMLNRATPETYRTLGHRTNAVPLRVRVDRDQPLAALAAQVAQQIKASKRHQRFPFGDLTKALAPDPTAPPLYDVSYSFTKLPDAAYVQELLAKCAMLNPGPGQEALSIVVAESGSDGSVTLQLLYDTDVFDDHLRIEAALSSFGALLTASLAAPETPIGELPLVGFRTAERIAGWEAGPRAEFPYTTLDRQLLEQVEAGPERIAVLPAEPGAAPLSYGELAAAAAGIAAKLADLGATGDDCVPVVLPRSTAMLTAIHGVVRAGCAYVPLDPGYPASRIETVLRDCGARFVLADAEHDRVYRRLGITRIAPGEARPLPRGVENRSHPAGLAYVIYTSGSTGTPKGVQIEHRSVVNRLTWMQRRYPLTGADIVLQKTPATFDVSVWELFWWAGAGAAVALLEPGGERDPRRIVAAVEQHGVTVLHFVPSMLAAFLDELAADRDAVHRLATLRLVFCSGEELPPALVRRFRTAFAAPRLEPPLLVNLYGPTEGTVDVSYFDVPRRDPVPVVPIGRPIDNIDLLVLDDRGRRLPPGIAGELNIAGIGVGRGYRNRPELTAAAFVADRGVSGRRRYRTGDLARWRADGTLEYLGRFDDQVKIRGNRVTLGEVRNALLGCPGVQAAAVLDERDGHTAHLLGYYVGEATAAGIETWLAERLPRYMVPSRLLRVARIPLTANGKLDRAALAAAAADAGEDAVAPRTPVEAALARVWCELLGIERIGVHDNFFTHGGDSILALSMRTAAERAGLRFQVDAFYQRPTIAGLAEVVGAGSAALAAPVTAALETVPLIDRAALHRAEDAFPATALQLGMLYHSIERAGSITYKDVFRYRLELPWLEAEFRTAFEGLVRRQPALRSSFELSRYSVPLQVVHAEALHRLNVVDLTGNERHVADAAVEEYVRQRRHADYDPAVAPLHEARVFLRDTAGERVVLDFVLSFHHALLDGWSVATAVLELLQDYLHRIGAGGAAIEHEPHPATVLAEYARAETLAAQDEAAREFWRASLAGAEPTALIAQRANQPAGAAPPRARALVPRALAERVAAFAAEHLVPEKAVYLTAHCLSLRVLTGRPDVTTGVVGHGRPDRAGAERVAGLFLNTLPIRLDASATTWLDAVLRIAERERAAYPHRRYPLRAILAEGGPVFETAFNYVNYHLLAPLLGEGAVRIGELDAREDTNFQLLVTVAADPRDGRQWLRVDGDAGLTGDQCETVALTHLRMLAGIVADPYAVAGPATARDVGTLVFEAAALHPDTLALAGDTGGLTYAELVERVEALTCALAGAGIAPGDRVGILMNRRPELVLLVLALARLGVTCVPLDVGYPPVRLNLMIDRAQPHRVIADAEHAAIVAEPALVLDAAAVLAAAAPQATAGASTATGVPPAPALPPVHPDSIAYVLFTSGSTGEPKGVAMPHRGLTALVEWQNRTASGLGQASTLQLAPLSFDVAFQEIFSTLAAGSTLRVSAADLRGDVEELLDTVIADGIERLFLPYVALQAFAEAAVARQRFPHALRVLVSSGEQLRITDEIRALCAAVPGLLLENQYGPTESHVATTFALRGPAAEYPALPPIGRAVAGAAVELLDPALRPVPDGVIGELYLAGRTLARGYHARPALTAQRFVAGPGGGIRYRTGDLGLRLNTGDVVCLGRSDSQVKIRGFRVEPAEVEIAIHALVDRFPGITDAAVVARGYGGIDGALIAFLVGGAAITDQSALRQQLRAVLPAHMVPGRFVWVPELPTTPSGKRDDAALRALAAAAPESTGERREPSDEYERSAVALLAEFAGLREIGPDDDFFAAGGTSIGAMRVVLGLSRRWGAEVPLDAFVGAPTAAGLAALLRSGSVRRTFDPLVPITVPSTERPGRAPVFLVHPIGGNVLCYLALARHLDPDRPVYALQAAGADPGSTPEKTVPAMAAAYLEAVRRVRPQGPYHLAGWSFGGTVALEMARLLPADEVAGVTLLDTMALRKLEHREQIAEEQLIRWFFLELIWYARGEQAVRTEFEPDVHGAEALFDVMLAEAIDSGILPAESSPQAIRRLYDVFHANYVALLEYELTPLDRDIALLRAEGELPPGVDFAHKMVGSMFDSDNNGWAQYAGGAFEVFPVPGDHLHMMVEPHVAEVAARLNEVLAAADRR; this is translated from the coding sequence GTGAGCCCGTATCAGCGGGATGTGCTCGGCGTGGCCTTCCGGCTGGCGCCGGAGCCGGTCGCGCAGGCGGTGCTGAGCTTCCGGATCGATGCGCCGCTCGATCTGCCCCGGCTGCAGGCCTGCTGGGAGCGGGTGCTGCGCGGCGACGATTCGCTGCGGCTGCGGTTCGGCTTCGCCGACGGCGAGTTCCGGCAGTGGGTGAGCGACGACATCGCGCCGGTGCGGGTCGCCGACCTGACCGCCGAGCCGGATCCGGAGGCGGCCGCGCAGCGCTGGATGTGGCAGGCGGTCGGCGCCACCGACACCCCCGAGCACCCGGCCCGGCTGGCCGCGGTGGTGGACCGGCCGGACCGGTTCTTCCTGTTCATCTCGGTGCACCACGCGATGATGGACGGCTACGGCCTGAACCTGGTGATCGCCCAGCTCGACTCGGCCTACCGCATGACCGACGTGCCGCTCGACGAGCTGGCGCGACCGGAGCCGGTCAACGAGTACACCGACCGCTCCGCCGCGACCTACCGCACCATCGCCGAGGCCGACGCCGCCTACCTGGGCTCCGCGGAGTACGAGCAGGACCGCGAGACGCTGCTCGCGACCCTGGACGGGGTGCGCCCCGCGCTCTTCCCCGGCCGCTCCGGCCGCCCGCTGGTGGTGCGCGGCCACTACGGCACCATGATCCCCGGCGAGTTCATGGACCGGGTGCGCGCCACCGGCTTCAGCGCCTACGCCTACACCGCCGCCGCGCTCGCCGCCTGGCTCACCGCGGTGCACCGCACCGACGAGGTGGTGCTCGGCGTCCCCATGCTGAACCGGGCCACCCCGGAGACCTACCGCACCCTCGGCCACCGCACCAACGCCGTCCCGCTGCGGGTCCGGGTCGACCGCGACCAGCCGCTCGCCGCGCTCGCCGCCCAGGTGGCGCAGCAGATCAAGGCGAGCAAGCGGCACCAGCGCTTCCCCTTCGGCGACCTCACCAAGGCGCTCGCGCCGGACCCGACGGCGCCGCCGCTCTACGACGTCTCCTACTCCTTCACCAAGCTGCCGGACGCCGCCTACGTGCAGGAGCTGCTCGCCAAGTGCGCCATGCTCAACCCCGGCCCCGGCCAGGAGGCGCTGAGCATCGTGGTCGCGGAGAGCGGCAGCGACGGCTCGGTGACGCTGCAGCTGCTCTACGACACCGACGTCTTCGACGACCACCTGCGCATCGAGGCCGCGCTGAGCTCGTTCGGCGCGCTGCTCACCGCCTCGCTCGCCGCCCCGGAGACGCCGATCGGCGAGCTGCCGCTGGTCGGCTTCCGCACCGCGGAGCGGATCGCGGGCTGGGAGGCGGGGCCGCGCGCGGAGTTCCCGTACACCACGCTGGACCGGCAGCTGCTCGAACAGGTCGAGGCCGGGCCGGAGCGGATCGCGGTGCTGCCCGCCGAGCCCGGCGCCGCTCCGCTCAGCTACGGCGAGCTGGCCGCCGCCGCGGCCGGGATCGCCGCGAAGCTGGCCGATCTCGGCGCCACCGGCGACGACTGCGTCCCGGTGGTGCTGCCCCGCTCCACCGCCATGCTGACCGCGATCCACGGCGTCGTCCGGGCGGGCTGCGCCTACGTGCCGCTCGACCCGGGCTACCCGGCGAGCCGGATCGAGACGGTGCTGCGCGATTGCGGCGCCCGCTTCGTGCTGGCCGACGCCGAGCACGACCGGGTGTACCGGCGGCTCGGCATCACCAGGATCGCGCCCGGCGAGGCGCGGCCGCTGCCGCGCGGGGTGGAGAACCGCTCGCACCCGGCCGGGCTCGCGTACGTCATCTACACCTCCGGCTCCACCGGCACCCCCAAGGGCGTGCAGATCGAGCACCGCTCGGTGGTCAACCGGCTCACCTGGATGCAGCGCCGCTACCCGCTGACCGGCGCCGACATCGTGCTGCAGAAGACGCCCGCGACCTTCGACGTCTCGGTGTGGGAGCTGTTCTGGTGGGCGGGCGCGGGCGCCGCGGTCGCGCTGCTGGAGCCGGGCGGGGAGCGCGATCCGCGCCGCATCGTGGCCGCGGTCGAGCAGCACGGCGTCACCGTGCTGCACTTCGTCCCCTCCATGCTCGCCGCCTTCCTGGACGAGCTGGCGGCGGATCGGGACGCCGTGCACCGGCTGGCCACGCTGCGGCTGGTGTTCTGCAGCGGCGAGGAGCTACCCCCGGCGCTGGTGCGGCGCTTCCGCACCGCCTTCGCCGCGCCGCGGCTGGAGCCGCCGCTGCTGGTGAACCTGTACGGCCCCACCGAGGGCACCGTCGACGTCTCGTACTTCGACGTGCCGCGGCGGGACCCGGTGCCGGTGGTGCCGATCGGGCGGCCGATCGACAATATCGACCTGCTGGTCCTCGACGACCGCGGCCGCAGGCTGCCGCCCGGCATCGCGGGCGAGCTGAACATCGCCGGAATCGGCGTCGGGCGCGGGTACCGGAACCGGCCCGAGCTCACCGCCGCCGCCTTCGTCGCCGATCGCGGGGTGTCCGGCAGGCGCCGCTACCGCACCGGCGACCTGGCCCGCTGGCGCGCCGACGGCACCCTGGAGTACCTGGGCCGCTTCGACGACCAGGTGAAGATCCGCGGCAACCGGGTGACGCTCGGCGAGGTGCGCAACGCGCTGCTCGGCTGCCCCGGCGTGCAGGCCGCCGCGGTGCTGGACGAGCGCGACGGCCACACCGCGCACCTGCTCGGCTACTACGTCGGCGAGGCCACCGCCGCCGGGATCGAGACCTGGCTGGCCGAGCGGCTGCCGCGGTACATGGTGCCGAGCAGGCTGCTGCGGGTCGCCCGGATCCCGCTCACCGCGAACGGCAAGCTGGACCGCGCGGCGCTGGCCGCCGCGGCCGCCGACGCGGGGGAGGACGCGGTCGCACCGCGCACGCCCGTCGAGGCGGCGCTGGCGCGGGTCTGGTGCGAGCTGCTCGGCATCGAGCGGATCGGCGTGCACGACAACTTCTTCACGCACGGCGGCGACTCCATCCTGGCGCTGAGCATGCGCACCGCCGCCGAGCGCGCCGGGCTGCGCTTCCAGGTCGACGCCTTCTACCAGCGGCCGACCATCGCCGGGCTGGCCGAGGTGGTCGGGGCGGGCTCGGCGGCGCTCGCCGCCCCGGTCACCGCGGCGCTGGAGACGGTGCCGCTGATCGACCGGGCCGCGCTGCACCGCGCCGAGGACGCCTTCCCGGCCACCGCGCTGCAGCTCGGCATGCTCTACCACAGCATCGAGCGGGCCGGCTCGATCACCTACAAGGACGTCTTCCGGTACCGGCTGGAGCTGCCCTGGCTGGAGGCCGAGTTTCGCACCGCCTTCGAGGGGCTGGTGCGCAGGCAGCCTGCGCTGCGCTCGTCCTTCGAGCTGAGCCGGTACTCGGTGCCGCTGCAGGTGGTGCACGCCGAGGCGCTGCACCGGCTGAACGTCGTCGACCTCACCGGGAACGAGCGGCACGTCGCCGACGCCGCCGTCGAGGAGTACGTGCGGCAGCGCAGGCACGCCGACTACGACCCGGCCGTTGCTCCGCTGCACGAGGCGCGGGTCTTCCTGCGCGACACCGCAGGGGAGCGGGTCGTGCTCGACTTCGTGCTCAGCTTCCACCACGCGCTGCTCGACGGCTGGAGCGTCGCCACCGCCGTGCTCGAGCTGCTGCAGGACTACCTGCACCGGATCGGCGCCGGCGGCGCCGCGATCGAGCACGAGCCGCACCCGGCGACGGTGCTCGCCGAGTACGCGCGGGCCGAGACCCTCGCCGCGCAGGACGAGGCCGCGCGCGAGTTCTGGCGCGCGAGCCTGGCGGGCGCCGAGCCGACCGCGCTCATCGCGCAGCGCGCCAACCAGCCCGCGGGCGCCGCCCCGCCGCGCGCGCGGGCGCTGGTGCCGCGCGCGCTGGCCGAGCGGGTGGCGGCCTTCGCCGCCGAGCACCTCGTACCGGAGAAGGCGGTGTACCTGACCGCGCACTGCCTGAGCCTGCGGGTGCTGACCGGCCGCCCGGACGTCACCACCGGCGTCGTCGGCCACGGCAGGCCGGACCGGGCAGGCGCCGAGCGGGTCGCCGGGCTCTTCCTCAACACGCTGCCGATCCGGCTGGACGCGAGCGCGACCACCTGGCTGGACGCGGTGCTCCGGATCGCCGAGCGGGAGCGCGCCGCCTACCCGCACCGCCGCTACCCGCTGCGCGCCATCCTGGCCGAGGGCGGGCCGGTCTTCGAGACCGCCTTCAACTACGTCAACTACCACCTGCTCGCCCCGCTGCTCGGCGAGGGGGCGGTGCGCATCGGCGAACTGGACGCCCGCGAGGACACCAACTTCCAGCTGCTGGTCACGGTCGCCGCCGACCCGCGCGACGGCAGGCAGTGGCTGCGCGTGGACGGCGACGCCGGGCTCACCGGCGACCAGTGCGAGACCGTCGCGCTCACCCACCTGCGGATGCTGGCCGGGATCGTCGCCGACCCGTACGCGGTGGCGGGCCCCGCCACCGCGCGCGACGTCGGCACCCTGGTCTTCGAGGCGGCCGCGCTGCACCCCGACACCCTCGCGCTGGCGGGCGACACCGGCGGGCTCACCTACGCCGAGCTGGTGGAGCGGGTGGAGGCGCTGACCTGTGCGCTGGCGGGCGCGGGCATCGCCCCCGGCGACCGGGTCGGCATCCTGATGAACCGCCGCCCCGAGCTGGTCCTGCTGGTGCTGGCGCTGGCGCGGCTCGGCGTCACCTGCGTGCCGCTCGATGTCGGCTACCCGCCGGTCCGGCTCAACCTGATGATCGACCGGGCCCAGCCGCACCGCGTCATCGCCGACGCCGAGCACGCCGCCATCGTCGCCGAGCCCGCGCTCGTCCTCGACGCGGCCGCGGTACTCGCCGCCGCCGCACCGCAGGCCACGGCCGGTGCCTCGACCGCGACCGGTGTGCCCCCGGCGCCCGCACTGCCCCCGGTGCACCCGGATTCCATCGCCTACGTGCTCTTCACCTCCGGCTCCACCGGCGAGCCGAAGGGCGTCGCCATGCCGCACCGCGGCCTGACCGCCCTGGTCGAATGGCAGAACCGCACCGCGTCCGGCCTCGGCCAGGCGAGCACCCTGCAACTGGCCCCGCTCAGCTTCGACGTGGCCTTCCAGGAGATCTTCAGCACGCTGGCCGCCGGCTCCACGCTCCGGGTCAGCGCGGCCGACCTGCGCGGCGACGTGGAGGAGCTGCTCGACACCGTCATCGCCGACGGGATCGAGCGCCTCTTCCTGCCCTACGTCGCGCTGCAGGCCTTCGCCGAGGCCGCGGTGGCGCGGCAGCGCTTCCCGCACGCCCTGCGGGTGCTGGTCTCCTCGGGCGAGCAACTGCGCATCACCGACGAGATCAGGGCGCTCTGCGCCGCCGTGCCCGGGCTGCTGCTGGAGAACCAGTACGGCCCCACCGAATCGCACGTCGCCACCACCTTCGCACTGCGCGGCCCGGCCGCCGAGTACCCGGCGCTCCCCCCGATCGGCCGGGCCGTCGCCGGCGCCGCCGTCGAGCTGCTCGACCCGGCCCTGCGCCCGGTTCCGGACGGTGTGATCGGCGAGCTCTACCTGGCCGGCCGCACCCTCGCCCGCGGCTACCACGCCCGCCCCGCGCTCACCGCGCAGCGCTTCGTCGCAGGCCCGGGCGGCGGCATCCGCTACCGCACCGGCGATCTCGGGCTGCGGTTGAACACCGGCGACGTGGTCTGCCTCGGCCGCAGCGACAGCCAGGTGAAGATCCGCGGCTTCCGGGTGGAGCCGGCCGAGGTGGAGATCGCCATCCACGCCCTGGTCGACCGGTTCCCCGGGATCACCGACGCGGCCGTCGTCGCGCGCGGCTACGGCGGGATCGACGGCGCGCTGATCGCCTTCCTGGTCGGCGGGGCCGCGATCACCGACCAGAGCGCGCTGCGCCAGCAGCTGCGCGCGGTGCTGCCCGCGCACATGGTGCCCGGCCGCTTCGTCTGGGTGCCCGAGCTGCCAACCACCCCGAGCGGCAAGCGCGACGACGCCGCGCTGCGCGCGCTGGCCGCCGCCGCGCCGGAATCCACCGGCGAGCGCCGCGAACCGAGCGACGAGTACGAGCGCAGCGCGGTCGCCCTGCTCGCCGAGTTCGCCGGGCTGCGCGAGATCGGCCCCGACGACGACTTCTTCGCGGCGGGCGGCACCTCCATCGGCGCCATGCGGGTCGTGCTCGGGCTCTCCCGGCGCTGGGGCGCCGAGGTGCCGCTTGACGCCTTCGTCGGCGCGCCCACCGCGGCCGGGCTGGCGGCGCTGCTGCGCTCCGGCTCGGTGCGGCGCACCTTCGATCCGCTGGTGCCGATCACCGTGCCCTCCACCGAGCGGCCGGGCCGGGCGCCGGTCTTCCTGGTGCACCCGATCGGCGGCAACGTGCTCTGCTACCTGGCGCTGGCCAGGCACCTCGACCCGGACCGCCCGGTCTACGCGCTGCAGGCGGCCGGCGCCGACCCGGGCAGCACCCCGGAGAAGACCGTCCCCGCCATGGCCGCCGCCTACCTGGAGGCGGTCCGCCGGGTGCGCCCGCAGGGGCCGTACCACCTGGCGGGGTGGTCCTTCGGCGGCACCGTCGCGCTGGAGATGGCGCGGCTGCTCCCCGCCGATGAGGTCGCCGGGGTGACGCTGCTCGACACCATGGCGCTGCGCAAGCTCGAGCACCGCGAGCAGATCGCCGAGGAGCAGCTCATCCGCTGGTTCTTCCTCGAGCTCATCTGGTACGCCCGCGGCGAGCAGGCCGTGCGCACCGAGTTCGAGCCGGACGTGCACGGCGCGGAGGCGCTCTTCGACGTCATGCTGGCCGAGGCGATCGACTCCGGCATCCTCCCGGCGGAGAGCTCACCGCAGGCCATCCGGCGGCTCTACGACGTGTTCCACGCCAACTACGTGGCGCTGCTGGAGTACGAGCTCACCCCGCTCGACCGGGACATCGCGCTGCTCCGCGCGGAGGGTGAGCTGCCGCCCGGCGTCGACTTCGCGCACAAGATGGTCGGCAGCATGTTCGACAGCGACAACAACGGCTGGGCGCAGTACGCCGGGGGCGCCTTCGAGGTGTTCCCGGTGCCCGGCGACCACCTGCACATGATGGTGGAGCCGCACGTGGCCGAGGTGGCGGCCCGGCTGAACGAGGTGCTTGCCGCCGCGGATCGCCGCTGA